Genomic window (Zingiber officinale cultivar Zhangliang chromosome 2B, Zo_v1.1, whole genome shotgun sequence):
CGCTATTAATCCATTTTGTCTGCTATTAATCCATTCTCTATTTAAGCATTTTCCTCCCGTTTCAGGTATCAGCTACGCATTTCGCCGAATTCAGCGCCGCCGGATCCACACGGAGCTCGAAGAGAAGAGTAGAACCACCGATCCAGTTCTCTCGTGAGTTTGTAGTATTATGTTTCTGTTTTTCAGTCGTTCTGTTGTTCGattggtttttcttcttcttcccgatcGACTGGCGATCTTGGGTTTCAATGCTTATTGTGTTGCCGTGGTCGTCAGGAATTTATTTtgcgttaattttttttttggattggCCGATCGGCGTTTAGGGCTCCAAATTTCGACGCCTGCTCAATTTTAAAAGATAATGGCTTCCTCTTGTGGATATAACTGAAGATTTTCATCTGATCAACTTCTGATATATCTGTTCTTTTGGTTATCTTAGAGTTGAACTAAGTTTTTTTTGTCACTTTGTAATTCTACGTGACCGCAATAGCGCCAACCAACCAAAAACAAGTGATCTTTCAGATTTGCGGGGTTTAGTAATGATCATGTAATCTGACCTCAGAGAGAAGGGTATCCCTCTGGAGTTTGAATCTTCGATACATATATATAGGCGGCCCATTTAGAACTGATATATTTAGATTCCATGTCAGTTGCATGAGAGATACAGTTTATGAATCCAGTTGAAAGTGGATCCTTGACCTCGATGAATGGAAACTAGCATGGATGAACTAAAATAATGCTTGCAGTTAATTATttttctagcatctcttggatcCCTTGCCTTTTACGATAGTTTTTTCTACTGCCTTGGTGTTTACTGGTTGCAGATGTTATTGCATGGTACGGTGAACAAACTTACTGTCTAGGAGCATTATTTATTAGCTACGATGTTTCATGATATAAGTGAAACGGATTTGGAGGACATGGACATATTCAAAGACTAGGCATGAGCATTGTGGAAGTTTTTATAGATatcacaaaaaaatatatatttggctTGGTTAAGTGATTTAGAATATCTAGATATCACAAAATATATAGATAGACTTATAATTCAAACATGGGACATGATCTTTGGGTGTAGTCAATCCCAAAAAATGGGGATATGAGACCAATAGATTAGTCAGGAAGCAGCTAATTTAAATTGAATACGAGGAACCAATGTTCAAGATGGTCTGAAGTGGTAAGATTTCTGATTGGTTATATGTAAGGTTGGGTCTCATTGAGTTGAATTGGTCGCCAGACAAATAGTGGCAGAGTCTAGATCTATAGAAATGAAATGACAAGCTTTTAAAAGGTGGTTTTATATAGCAAGTGCCAGCCCATTAGAGCTTTATGTAAAACAGTTCTTTTAAGCTTCATTTTCACTGTAAAGCTATAATAACTGAGCAATGCTCATCACTTTATTTGGAGTTAGTTGGGCATTCACTAAATCAActagacaactatgttttcttaAAAGTTAATAGATGTGAATTTTCTTTAACCGTATCAAAATGATCTCACTAGGACGCTACAAGAATCAATGCTCTCATTTGAATGCATGACATCCATTTTGGTACTAGTGACTAATAATTACTTAAAGTGTTTGTTATTATTTTGTAACTtgtttttcataaattttaatttgggtgaACTTTTTCATTGTGTTAGGCTTGAATTTTTAAACAAGCTAAATAGAAGATGACTATGAAATTAAAACTCATGAGTTGATCTTGTCATACTAAGCAATTTTCACTTTCCGACTTCTAATTTCATATTTACATGGCCTTTATCCTTTTTCTTGAGTGCTCAAAAACTTAAAATCCTTATATTTATTCTACAGATCAGGCATGACGGCCGGAAAAATTATTGGAACTACTGTTGCAGTCTGCATTTTATCATATGTATCCGATACAGTAGTTTCAGATGTAAAGATTTTTGGAGGTCAGTTAGATCACACGCCCATAGTCCTTAGGTGGAGACTGGAGATCATCAATTGAAATTTAACAAAATGGACTTACCTCATCTTTTTGTTTCAAACCAGGTACAACCCCCAAAACAGTCTCGGACAAGAGCTGGTGGGAGGAGACTGATAAGAAGTTCCAGGCATGGCCTCGTACTGCTGGACCACCCGTCGTCATGAATCCTATTCGCCGACAGAACTTCATCGTCAATTCATCTGAGTCATGAAGAAGGGAAGCCATGAGTAACATTCTGCTGCCATTTTGATCTCCCATTTTTTTCTATTCTGTTTGAAGATTATTGCTTTCTGGAGATGTCCAAGTCGTAATAATTTCTCCAGATTGACTCCGGTTTATGTCCTTATTGATCCTTTTACTATGAAAACTATGAACATGGTTTCAGCATTTAAGATTCCTCAGTTTCAGATTCATGGACTCAAAGATCAATTCTTGCTTTTCTTTGTGTTATGGCTAATCACACAAATTGTTTTTATCATGCTTGGACAGCATTGAAAgacgaaaaaaaaaatcaatggttGATTTTTTTGGGAGGGGGGATAAATGTAAATTAAATGCTATTTATATATTCATACTTTTAATTTTCTCTATGTTCATTTATCCACTTAGGGAACAACCTCTTATAATATAGATAACGCCCTTGGGTTATGGTGCCGTGGCAGGGTATTCAGATTGTCACTTAAGACATCCGTGATTCGAACTCCAACTATGacgaatttatagaaattttttcttcaaatggggCACGCAACTAAAAGATGTTGGGCTCTTGGGTTGTCCGTTGCAAGCGCTTTTCGATTTAtcctgtgtattttttttttcttataatatagataataataagattttttttagaatttattaATAGGAGTTTCGTCCacctaattatttttttatgtttatttatCCAGGAGTAATTAGGAAGTAGTGACCAATAATCTTAGATTTATCTGCCCATTAGAAAAAAATTCCTATGGTACCCTGTATTAAGATTCAAaccttaaatatttaattaattatttaaagagCCTAACTGCAATACCACAGTTGAGGCTTGTTAAGCAATTATATTAAGCTTTGATAAACAACTTAATGAAAgctattttactttaaaatacattacagttttaataatttttttaaaaacaaaagtgGCCTTTTTAAATTTTCTCCTTAAAAATATTAACTTTGGGCCATACCTAAAGGGAACATATCTCTTGGTCCATAAAAAAATGGATTAGGGATGAACCAATTGTAATTGTGATTAGATTGTGATCACGATTCGAGCTCAATTAACTGAGATCTCTCCTAGATTCATCGTCCCCCACATTATAATTTAGATCGGAGAGAGCGGCTGGAGGCCACCCCTTCTTAGCGCCTCGCAATATGGCCACTTGCCCACTTTGGACGGCTTTCAGTCGTCCATTTCGATCCAAATTATAACTTGAGGATGAGGGATCGTAACTAAGTACAGTGGGATCACGGCTATGCtttgatcaaaattataaatGGTTCATTCTTGGTCCATTCTTTTCTCTTTTATGGACGAGCAGATCTGGTCTCTACATAAAGAAGGATGCGTCTTGAGAGAAAGTAAAACTTCGGAGgtctttttgaaaattttacttcaTTTTCCAATATTTTGTGAATAACACGAAGTGTTCAATTCTTCTCTTCAGAGTATTTTATGAAAAAGACAAAACAATTTGGG
Coding sequences:
- the LOC122049629 gene encoding uncharacterized protein LOC122049629, with product MTAGKIIGTTVAVCILSYVSDTVVSDVKIFGGTTPKTVSDKSWWEETDKKFQAWPRTAGPPVVMNPIRRQNFIVNSSES